CTATTACGTGGTGGCCGCACCCGCTGCCTTGCGCCGCCCGGAGATCGCAGCGTTCCGTGCTTGGCTGATCGCGCATTGGCGCAGCCAGCGTTCGGATCCTGCGGCGGCGATCAGTAAAACGCGAGCGCGTAGTCGGCGACGGGTTTGAAGCCGAGGGCTTGGCTGCTGCGCAAAGCAGCCACGTTGGCTTCTGCCGCAAACAGCACGGCGCGTGCGACACCCTTCGCGCGTGCGGCCAGCAAAGCGCCGTGCAGCACGATGCGCCCGTAGCCGAGGCCGCGTTCCTCGGGCGGGCAATAGAGGCCGCCGACTTGCACGATCTCGGGCAAGGTCGCGTTGAAGGCAGCCGTCGCCAGCGCATTGTCGCCCATGCACAGGAGATAGAGGCGGCCCGCATCGATCGCGCGGTCGATTTCGTCTTGCGCCTGCGCAAGCAAAGCCGGACTTTCCTGCGCCCCCAGCGTTTCGCACAGATAGGCGTGGCGCCACGCGGCGACCGCGTCGCGGTCTTTGAGATTGGCGGGGCGCACGCGCGCGGTGTGCGCCGTGGGCGCGGGCAGGTGTGCGAGGTCGCAGGCGAGCAGCACCTGGCGGGCGGCCACGCGCAGATGCCGGTCGGCGAAGGCGGGCAGGCGCAGCACCTCGGCGACCGCGTCGGGTGCGCCCAGCACGCCCTGGCAGCTGCGCGTCGGCCGAGCGGCGAGGGCGGCGGCGGCCAATTCGGCCGCATGGTCCGTGGGGGCGTGCAGCATTACATTGCCGTTCCAGCAGAACGCGGCCACACCCACCAGCGCGTTGCCGTCGAAAGCGCCGACATAGGTGGCTTGATAGGGCTGGTCGTTGTCGGCAAGGCCGGCGGCCGCCAAATTGGAGCGCAGGAACATCGCCGTTTCCGGCGTCTTCGCCAAAAACGCCGACAGGGTCGCTTCGTCTTCGGGAGCCAAGATGCGCATGCGGCCTATACTACCGCCGCAAGCACCTTCGCTACAGCGGCTTTTTGAGCTTGGCCGCGATCTCGCCCACAATACCGCGGCGGAAGGCGAGCACGCACACGACGAAGATCACGCCCTGTACGACCGTAACCCACGAACCCAATTCCGCCAGATAGTTCTGCATCGCGATGATGACGGCAGCCCCCACGATGGGGCCGAACACGGTGCCGAGCCCGCCCACGAGCGTCATCAGCACGACTTCGCCCGACATGGTCCAGTGCACGTCGGACAAGGAGGCGAGCTGGAATATCTGCGATTTGACCGCCCCTGCGAGCCCGGCAAGAGCTGCCGACATCACGAAGGCGGCGAGTTTGTATTGGTCGACGCGGTAGCCGAGCGACACGGCGCGCGGTTCGTTTTCGCGGATGGCTTTGAGCACCTGGCCGAACGGCGAATGCACGATGCGGTAGATAAGCATGAAGGCGGCGAGGAAAATCGCCGCGACGACGTAGTAGAGCACGAGGTCGTTGCGCAGATCCAAGAACCCGAACATCGTGCCGCGCGGGACCCGCTGCAGCCCGTCTTCGCCGCCCGTGAAGGGCGCTTGCAGGGCGAAGAAATACGCCATCTGCGCAAGCGCCAGCGTGATCATCGAGAAATAGATGCCCTGGCGGCGGATGGCGAGTGCGCCCACCACGAGGCCGAGTACGGCACCGCACGCCATCCCCGACAGGATCGCGAGTTCCGGCGGAAAGCCCCAGATTTTGGCGGCGTGCGCCGAAACATAGGCGGCCCAGCCGAAAAACAACGCGTGCCCGAACGACAGGAGGCCGACATAGCCGATCAGCAGATTGAAGGCGCAGGCGAACAGCGCGAAGCACAGCACCTTCATCACGAACACGGGATAGAGCAGATGCGGCAGCACGAGCAGGACGGCCACCATCGCGACGACGATCGCGCGCTGGTGCGCGGGCATGCCGGTTTCTTTGGTGTGCGGGGCGGGGGAGCCTGCCATCAGCGGGCCCTCCCGAACAGACCGGCGGGTTTGATCAGCAGCACGATTACCATCACGACAAAAATCACCGTGGACGAGGCTTCCGGATAGAACACTTTGGTGAGCCCTTCGACGATGCCGAGCCCGAAGCCCGTGAGGATGGAACCCAGGATCGAACCCATGCCGCCGATTACGACGACCGCGAACACGACGATGATGATGTCGGCCCCCATCAAGGGACTCACCTGGTAGATGGGGGCGGCGAGCACGCCCGTGAAGGCGGCAAGGCCCACGCCGAAGCCGTAGGTCAGCATTACCATGCGCGGCACGTTGATGCCGAAGGACTGCACGAGCGCCGGGTTCTCGGTCGCGGCGCGCAAGTACGAGCCGAGCTTGGTCTTCTCGATCACGAACCAGGTGCCGAAGCACACCACGAGCGACACGACGACGACCCAGCCGCGATAGTTGGGCATGAACATGAAGCCGAGATCGGTGCCGCCGCGCAGTTCGGCCGGGATGCGGTAGGGCAGGCCTGTCGAGCCGAACTGGTCGCGGAACAGGCCCTGCACGATGAGGGCGATGCCGAAGGTGAGCAAGAGACCGTAAAGATGGTCGAGCTTGTAGAGATGGCGCAGCATCGTGCGCTCGATGAGGATGCCGAAGGCGCCGACGACAACGGGGGCGACGAGAAGCGCCCACCAATAGCCGAGGCCGAGCCAGTTCAGCAGCATCCAGGCGACGAAAGCGCCCATCATGTATTGGGCACCGTGCGTGAAATTGATGATGTTCAGCAGCCCGAAAATGATCGCAAGCCCAAGGCTCAGCTGCGCGTAGAACGCGCCGTTGATGAGGCCCAGCAGAAGCTGGCCGAACAGGGCTTGCGGCGGGATACCGAAAATGTCGGGCATGAAGCGGGGGATCCGGAGGGGGAGAAAGAAGAGGGGGCGACCGGCGGCCGCCCCCCTTTAGGCGATCAGCTGCCGGCGATCGGGCACTTGCCTTCGGCCAGCGGACGGAAGGCTTCGGCGGCCGGGATCGTGGCGCGTAGCTTGTAGTAATCCCACGGGCCTTTCGATTCCGACGGCTTTTTCACTTCGTAGAGATACATGTCGTGGATCTTGCGGCCGTCGGCACGAACGGTACCCTTGCCGAACAGCGGATCGTCGGTCGGCATGGCCTTCATGCGGTCGACGGTGGCTTTGCCGTCGGCGGCCGATTTGTTGGCCTCGACCGCCTTCAGATAGTGCGTGACCGCACTGTATACGCCCGCATGCACCATCGTGGGATGGATGCCGCGATTGGCAGCCGCCTGCCGGCGGGCAAAAGCGCGCGTGCCGTCGTTGGCGTCCCAGTAGAAGGCGTTCGTGAAGACGAGGCCTTGGGCGGCTTCGAGGCCGAGGCCGTGCACGTCGCTGATGAAGATCAGCAGACCCGCGAGGCTCTGGCCGCGGCGCACGATGCCGAACTCACCGGCCTGCTTGATCGTGTTGATCGTGTCGCCGCCGGCATTCGCCACGCCGATGATCTTGGCGCGGCTTGCCTGCGCCTGCAGCAGGAACGAGGAGAAGTCGCTGCCGTTGAGCGGATGGCGAACGCTGCCCACCACGCGACCGCCGAGCTTGTTGACGACGGCCGACGTGTCGGCTTCGAGCTGGTGGCCGAACGCGTAGTCGGCCGTGAGGAAGAACCACGTGTCCCCACCCTGCTGCACGATGGCTTTGCCCGTGCCGTTGGCAAGCGCCCACGTGTCGTAGGTCCAGTGCACGGTGTTGGGCGAGCATTGCTCGCCCGTCAGCGCCGAGGTGGCCGCACCCGACACGAGGAACGCCTTGTTCTTTTCGCGCGCCACGCCGTTGACGGCGAGGGCCACGCCCGAGTTCGGCACGTCGACGATCACGTCCACGCCGTCGCGGTCGAACCATTGGCGCGCGATGTTGGAGCCGACGTCCGCACGGTTCTGGTGGTCGGCCGACACGATTTCGACGCGCATGCCCTTTGCAGCCGCGTTGAAATCTTCGATCGCCAGGCGCGCGGCTGCGACCGAGCCCGCCCCGCC
Above is a genomic segment from Magnetospirillum sp. containing:
- a CDS encoding branched-chain amino acid ABC transporter permease, giving the protein MPAHQRAIVVAMVAVLLVLPHLLYPVFVMKVLCFALFACAFNLLIGYVGLLSFGHALFFGWAAYVSAHAAKIWGFPPELAILSGMACGAVLGLVVGALAIRRQGIYFSMITLALAQMAYFFALQAPFTGGEDGLQRVPRGTMFGFLDLRNDLVLYYVVAAIFLAAFMLIYRIVHSPFGQVLKAIRENEPRAVSLGYRVDQYKLAAFVMSAALAGLAGAVKSQIFQLASLSDVHWTMSGEVVLMTLVGGLGTVFGPIVGAAVIIAMQNYLAELGSWVTVVQGVIFVVCVLAFRRGIVGEIAAKLKKPL
- a CDS encoding branched-chain amino acid ABC transporter permease, producing MPDIFGIPPQALFGQLLLGLINGAFYAQLSLGLAIIFGLLNIINFTHGAQYMMGAFVAWMLLNWLGLGYWWALLVAPVVVGAFGILIERTMLRHLYKLDHLYGLLLTFGIALIVQGLFRDQFGSTGLPYRIPAELRGGTDLGFMFMPNYRGWVVVVSLVVCFGTWFVIEKTKLGSYLRAATENPALVQSFGINVPRMVMLTYGFGVGLAAFTGVLAAPIYQVSPLMGADIIIVVFAVVVIGGMGSILGSILTGFGLGIVEGLTKVFYPEASSTVIFVVMVIVLLIKPAGLFGRAR
- a CDS encoding ABC transporter substrate-binding protein, encoding MLLGAVALASLALPAAAQVNVKIGVLSDMSSLYADLGGAGSVAAARLAIEDFNAAAKGMRVEIVSADHQNRADVGSNIARQWFDRDGVDVIVDVPNSGVALAVNGVAREKNKAFLVSGAATSALTGEQCSPNTVHWTYDTWALANGTGKAIVQQGGDTWFFLTADYAFGHQLEADTSAVVNKLGGRVVGSVRHPLNGSDFSSFLLQAQASRAKIIGVANAGGDTINTIKQAGEFGIVRRGQSLAGLLIFISDVHGLGLEAAQGLVFTNAFYWDANDGTRAFARRQAAANRGIHPTMVHAGVYSAVTHYLKAVEANKSAADGKATVDRMKAMPTDDPLFGKGTVRADGRKIHDMYLYEVKKPSESKGPWDYYKLRATIPAAEAFRPLAEGKCPIAGS